The region GCACAACCTGCTGTTCCTGTACCTGCTGGTGCTGCTGGTCATTGCAGCGGTGTTGATCGTCAACATCCGCCTGGACCGGAGCCGAATCGGCCGGGCCTGGATCGCCATTCGCGATGACGAGGTCGCTGCCCAGGCCATGGGCGTCCCGCTGGTGAAGACCAAACTGATCGCCTTTGCGACCGGCGCTTCCTTCGCTGGCGTGATGGGAATGATCTTTGCCGCCAAACAGACGTTCGTAAGCCCCGAAAGCTTCAACTTCAACCAGAGCATCGGCGTGCTGAGCATGGTGATTCTGGGCGGCATGGGCTCCTTCCCTGGCGTGATTCTGGGCGCTGCCGTGGTGACCCTGCTGAACCTGCGCGTCCTGCCAGGAATCGGCGAAGCGACTGCCAACGTGTCCTGGATTCCGCAGCAGGCCAATCCAGGACAGCTGCAGCGCCTGATTTTCGGCGCCATTCTGGTGGCCATGATGCTGCTGCGCCCCGAAGGTCTGCTGCCCAGCCGGCGCCGCGCGCTGGAACTGCATCACGATGACAACCAGGAAGATGACAGTGCCCATGGAGACGGCAATGCACTGTCCAACACCGGCGCAGAGGTATACAGTCCCGGGCTGGCGCCGATCAACGAGACTGATTCCGCAGGGGGCAAGAAATGACCGCCTTCACCACTGGTGGCCACATCCTGGAAGTTGAGCACGTCACCAAGATCTTTGGTGGTCTGACGGCTGTCAACGACGTCACCATGACCATTCCCGAGCGCAGCATCGTCAGCGTGATCGGACCGAACGGGGCCGGCAAAACCACGTTCTTCAACATGATCACCGGCATCTACACGCCTACCCGCGGCAGCATCCGTCTGGCCGGGCAGGAACTTGTCGGGTTGCGTCCTGACGAGGTGACTGCCGCCGGGATCGCCCGTACGTTCCAGAACATCCGCTTGTTCTCCACCATGAGCAGTGAGGAAAACATCATGGTGGGCCGGCACAGCCGTCTGAAGAGCACCTTTGTCGACGCCGTTCTGCGCACGAAGAAGTTCCATGAATCCGAAAGCGAGGCCAGAGATGCCGCCCGTATCATGCTGGATTTTGTAGGCCTGAGCAAATGGCGCAACGAGCTGGCCACCAACCTGCCCTACGGCGATCAGCGCAAACTTGAAATTGCCCGCGCACTGGCCACCACACCCAAACTCATCCTGCTCGACGAGCCGGCCGCAGGCATGAACCCGCGGGAAACCGAAGATCTCAAGGCCCTGATCCGCCGCGTCCGTGACGATCTGGGAGTCACCGTGTGTCTGATCGAGCACGACATGCGCCTGGTCATGACCCTTTCCGAGCACATCACCGTGCTGGACTATGGCAGCAAGATCAGCGAGGGACTGCCCCACCAGGTCCGCAACGACCCGCGCGTGATGGAAGCGTACCTGGGCCGTGGCGCGGCTGCCGGCGAGTACGGCAAGGAGGAACGTCCGCATGTCTGATCCCACGACCCTCACCCGTGACGCCTCGGCCACCGGCACCCCCATGCTGGAACTGAACAACGTTCACACCTACTACGGTCACATTCACGCCCTGAAGGGCATCAGCATGACGGTCAACCAGGGTGAGATCGTCGCGCTGATCGGAGGCAACGGCGCGGGCAAGACCACGACGCTGCGGACCATCAGCGGCATGATGAAGCCCAAAAGCGGCACCCTGACGTACATGGGGCGCAACGCTGCCGGGGTGCCTGCCCACCTGATCATGCAGCAGGGCATGAGTCACGTACCTGAAGGCCGGCGGATCTTTCCGCAGCTGACCGTTCGCGAGAACCTGGAGGTGGGTGCCTACACGGTTGGCGACCGCAAGGTCATCGAGCAGCGCATTCAGGAAGGCTTCCAGTTCTTCCCACGCCTGAAGGAGCGCGAGAACCAGCTTGGTGGCACCATGTCGGGCGGCGAGCAGCAGATGCTGGCCATTGCCCGCGCACTGATGGTCAATCCCAAGCTGCTGCTGCTGGACGAGCCGAGCATGGGACTATCTCCCCTGTTTGTGGAAGCCATTTTCGACATCATTCAGCTTCTGAACAAGGAGCGTGGCACAACAGTGCTGCTGGTCGAGCAGAACGCCAACATGGCCCTGGGCATTGCCCACCGTGCCTACGTGCTTCAGACCGGCGAAATCAAGCTCAGTGGCAAGGCCAGCGACATTGCCAAAGACGAAAGCGTACGCAAGGCTTATCTCGGCGAAGACTGAGAAGCGCCACGTCAAAGGCCGGAGCATGATGCTCCGGCCTTTTTCGTTTCCGGCCTCTCTGGACTGCAATTCAGGCACCTGTTGAAATCCTCAATAAACTTGACATGACTACGCTCAAGTTTCAGAATAGGAGCAGATTGAACTCTGTACCCATTCCTTCTTCTGGAGGTCACTGCCTTGAATCCTGAACGCTTTACCGAAGCCAGTGCCCAGGCCCTGGGCGCCGCCCAACAGCTGGCCCAGGCCTCCGGGCACCAGACCCTGACGCCCGCCCACGTTCTGCGCACCCTGACTGACAACGACATCGCGGCCCGTGCCCTGACCCTGGCCGGCGCCGATCTGGGAGCAGCCAGAGCGGCACTCGACGCCGAGATCGGCAAGCTCCCAAGAGTGCAGGGAGGCGGAGACAACCTGTACCTGGATCCTGCCCTGAGCCGGGCATTCCAGAAAGCCGACACCCTGGCAGGTCAGCTGGGCGATAGCTTTGTGGCGGCCGACACTCTGCTGCTGGCCCTGCGCGGCGAATACCGGGGGCCGGGGCTGCCGGGCGAGGCTGAGCTCAACCGCGCCATCACTGAACAACGCAAGGGGAAAACCGTGACGAACAAAACTTCTGAACAACAGTTCGATGCCCTCGCCAAATACGGCACCGACCTGACGCAGCGCGCCCGGGACGGCAAGTTCGACCCGGTCATCGGACGCGACGAGGAAATCCGCCGCACGATGCAGATCCTGCTGCGCCGCACCAAGAACAACCCGGTTCTTATTGGGGAACCTGGGGTGGGCAAGACCGCTATCGCTGAGGGACTGGCTATCCGTATCGTGCAGGGTGACGTGCCGGACGGCCTGAAAAACAAGCGAATCGTCAGCCTGGAGATGGGCAGCCTGCTGGCCGGGGCGAAGTTCCGCGGCGAGTTCGAGGAGCGCCTCAAGGGGGTGATCGACGAGGTTGTGCAGTCTGCCGGCGAAATTATTCTGTTTGTGGACGAGCTTCATACCATCGTGGGAGCTGGCAAGACCGAGGGCAGCCCTGACGCGGGCAACATGCTCAAGCCGGCCCTGGC is a window of Deinococcus deserti VCD115 DNA encoding:
- a CDS encoding ABC transporter ATP-binding protein, translating into MTAFTTGGHILEVEHVTKIFGGLTAVNDVTMTIPERSIVSVIGPNGAGKTTFFNMITGIYTPTRGSIRLAGQELVGLRPDEVTAAGIARTFQNIRLFSTMSSEENIMVGRHSRLKSTFVDAVLRTKKFHESESEARDAARIMLDFVGLSKWRNELATNLPYGDQRKLEIARALATTPKLILLDEPAAGMNPRETEDLKALIRRVRDDLGVTVCLIEHDMRLVMTLSEHITVLDYGSKISEGLPHQVRNDPRVMEAYLGRGAAAGEYGKEERPHV
- a CDS encoding ABC transporter ATP-binding protein, with protein sequence MSDPTTLTRDASATGTPMLELNNVHTYYGHIHALKGISMTVNQGEIVALIGGNGAGKTTTLRTISGMMKPKSGTLTYMGRNAAGVPAHLIMQQGMSHVPEGRRIFPQLTVRENLEVGAYTVGDRKVIEQRIQEGFQFFPRLKERENQLGGTMSGGEQQMLAIARALMVNPKLLLLDEPSMGLSPLFVEAIFDIIQLLNKERGTTVLLVEQNANMALGIAHRAYVLQTGEIKLSGKASDIAKDESVRKAYLGED